From Oryza sativa Japonica Group chromosome 4, ASM3414082v1, one genomic window encodes:
- the LOC4336420 gene encoding uncharacterized protein isoform X2 → MNDYMLCPDPNWFLKNLQTGCFVLHIYTCRMPRGRGSSVTTHEKPKVDEAVSTNEDYGRRRRTPFLLLGLLMVFLHGSWSVYRFQFANLPLPLDAEQAGKRGFSEASALEHVKYLAALGPHPVGSDSIDLAVQYVYAVADKIKKTAHWDVDVQLELFHTDIGANRMAGGLFNGKTMLYSNLKHVILRVVPKYLPEAEDNLILVSSHIDTVSTTEGAGDCSSCVGVMLELARGVAQWAHGFKSGVLFLFNTGEEEGLDGAHSFITQHRWRNSVRFAIDLEAMGISGKSTLFQGTDHWALESFASVAKYPSAQIASQDVFQSGAIKSATDFQIYQEVGGLPGLDFAYTDRTSVYHTKNDKMKHLKPGSLQHIGENMLAFLLHAAASPKFMKDAIQAKQEGAEKTKAVFFDILGKYMVVYPQRLTTMFHNSIIFQSLLIWGTSLLMGGRPGLVSFGISCLGIVLMLISSVTLSVVVAIALPHICSFPVTFVAHPWLVVGLFGSPALLGAFIGQHIGFIILKRHLKHVYSITKSGLAHNMLEQIVNLEAERWIFKSGFVQWLIVLILGTYLKVGSSYIALIWLVSPAFAYGLMEATLSPARSPKQLKVITLVLALAAPVVSSAGLVIRMVDVIIGSIVRIDRNPGGLPDWLGNVVVSVAIAIVICFTFVYLLSYVHISGAKRTLGFLLCIFFGLALALVSSGILPAFTEDIARSVNVVHVVDTTTVNSGNTEPSSYVTLFSNTPGKLTKELVDLRDEEFSCGRNRAIDFVTFTMKYGCLSYEGTNTGWSKSEVPVLSLKSDSVTNDARQTIISVDTKSSTRWSLAINKQEIDDFTVHVDSENLVPLGNKSEIDGWHTIQFAGGKDSPTKFQLTLFWASNSKDAFPKQVESEDHSFLLKLRTDVNRVTPKVGRVLEKLPGWCAPFGKSTSPYTLAFLTALPVNI, encoded by the exons ATGAATGATTATATGCTCTGCCCTGACCCAAACTGGTTCCTTAAAAATCTGCAGACTGG gtgttTTGTCCTTCACATCTATACATGCAGAATGCCTCGAGGGCGAGGCTCTTCTGTCACAACCCATGAGAAACCCAAAGTTGATGAAGCAGTCAGTACAAATGAAGATTATGGCAGGCGCAGGAGGACACCTTTTTTATTGCTGGGATTGTTGATGGTCTTCCTTCATGGATCCTGGTCTGTTTATCGTTTTCAGTTTGCAAATCTTCCTTTGCCCCTTGATGCTGAACAGGCTGGCAAGCGTGGGTTCTCAGAGGCATCTGCTCTGGAGCATGTTAAGTACCTTGCAGCCTTGGGTCCTCATCCAGTTGGTTCAGATTCCATCGATCTTGCTGTTCAG TATGTATATGCAGTAGCAGATAAAATAAAGAAGACAGCTCATTGGGATGTTGATGTCCAACTGGAGCTGTTCCACACAGATATTGGTGCAAATCGTATGGCTGGTGGCCTTTTCAATGGAAAAACTATGCTGTATTCAAACCTTAAGCATGTGATACTGAGAGTTGTTCCCAAGTATTTACCAGAAGCCGAGGACAATTTGATTCTTGTTTCTTCTCATATCGATACAGTTTCCACGAC CGAAGGTGCTGGAGATTGTAGTTCATGTGTGGGAGTCATGTTAGAGCTTGCACGAGGAGTGGCTCAGTGGGCTCATGGGTTTAAGAGTGGTGTCCTGTTTCTATTCAACACAGGGGAAGAAGAAGGTCTTGATGGTGCCCATAGTTTTATAACTCAG CACCGCTGGAGAAATTCAGTACGTTTTGCAATCGATTTGGAAGCTATGGGTATCAGCGGGAAATCTACTCTCTTCCAG GGTACAGATCATTGGGCTCTGGAAAGCTTTGCTTCTGTAGCCAAATATCCATCTGCTCAGATAGCTTCACAG GACGTTTTTCAGTCTGGAGCAATAAAATCTGCTACTGATTTTCAAATATATCAGGAAGTTGGTGGTCTTCCTGGTCTTGATTTTGCTTATACAGATAGGACATCAGTCTATCACACGAAG AATGACAAAATGAAGCATCTGAAACCAGGATCCCTTCAGCATATTGGAGAAAATATGCTTGCTTTCCTACTTCATGCTGCCGCATCACCAAAATTTATGAAAGATGCAATACAAGCAAAGCAAGAGGGTGCAGAGAAGACCAAAGCTGTTTTTTTCGACATTCTG GGCAAGTACATGGTAGTATATCCACAGCGACTTACAACCATGTTTCACAACTCAATAATATTTCAGTCCCTTCTTATCTGGGGAACTTCATTGCTTATGGGTGGACGGCCTGGCCTTGTGTCCTTTGGAATATCATGTTTGGGCATTGTTCTTATGTTAATTTCTTCTGTTACCTTATCAGTTGTGGTTGCAATTGCTCTGCCACATATTTGTTCCTTTCCTGTGACATTTGTTGCGCACCCATGGTTAGTAGTTGGGTTATTTGGTTCACCTGCACTACTTGGGGCATTCATCGGTCAACATATTGGATTCATTATTTTGAAAAGGCATCTTAAACATGTATATTCTATAACAAAGTCAGGACTAGCTCATAACATGCTGGAACAAATTGTTAACCTGGAAGCTGAGAGGTGGATTTTTAAATCTGGTTTTGTACAATGGCTAATAGTTCTGATACTGGGAACATACTTGAAGGTTGGATCATCTTACATAGCACTCATCTGGCTTGTTTCGCCTGCTTTTGCAT ACGGTCTTATGGAAGCAACACTATCTCCTGCTCGGTCACCTAAACAGCTCAAGGTTATTACATTGGTTCTGGCATTGGCTGCACCAGTTGTCTCATCTGCTGGTTTAGTTATTCGCATGGTTGATGTTATAATTGGGAGTATTGTACGCATTGATAG GAACCCTGGTGGCCTACCAGATTGGCTTGGCAATGTAGTAGTCTCTGTTGCCATTGCTATTGTCATATGTTTTACCTTTGTGTATCTTCTTTCTTACGTTCATATATCAG GTGCTAAAAGGACTCTTGGTTTTCTGTTATGTATATTCTTTGGTCTTGCACTTGCACTGGTGTCAAGTGGCATTCTCCCTGCATTCACGGAGGATATTGCTCGGTCTGTAAAT GTTGTGCATGTTGTTGACACTACAACGGTGAATAGTGGTAATACAGAACCATCATCATATGTTACTCTGTTCTCCAATACACCTGGAAAGTTGACAAAGGAATTAGTAGACCTTAGAGATGAAGAATTTTCTTGTGGGAGGAATAGGGCTATTGATTTTGTTACATTTACCATGAAATATGGCTGTTTGAGTTACGAAGGGACCAATACTGGATGGAGCAAATCAGAAGTGCCAGTGCTCAGTTTGAAAAGTGATTCTGTTACCAATGATGCTCGACAAACAATAATATCAGTTGATACTAAGTCATCTACGCGTTGGTCACTGGCAATCAATAAACAAGAAATTGATGACTTCACAGTTCATG TGGATTCGGAGAACTTGGTTCCACTGGGTAATAAGAGCGAGATCGATGGGTGGCATACAATCCAGTTTGCTGGTGGTAAGGACTCACCAACAAAATTTCAGCTAACCCTTTTCTGGGCAAGTAATTCCAAGGATGCATTCCCAAAGCAAGTCGAATCAGAAGATCATTCTTTCTTACTAAAACTAAGAACGGATGTGAATAGAGTTACACCGAAGGTTGGCAGGGTTCTCGAGAAGCTTCCAGGATGGTGTGCACCCTTTGGCAAGTCTACTTCTCCTTATACATTGGCTTTCTTGACCGCTCTTCCTGTCAATATTTAG
- the LOC4336420 gene encoding uncharacterized protein isoform X1, which translates to MPRGRGSSVTTHEKPKVDEAVSTNEDYGRRRRTPFLLLGLLMVFLHGSWSVYRFQFANLPLPLDAEQAGKRGFSEASALEHVKYLAALGPHPVGSDSIDLAVQYVYAVADKIKKTAHWDVDVQLELFHTDIGANRMAGGLFNGKTMLYSNLKHVILRVVPKYLPEAEDNLILVSSHIDTVSTTEGAGDCSSCVGVMLELARGVAQWAHGFKSGVLFLFNTGEEEGLDGAHSFITQHRWRNSVRFAIDLEAMGISGKSTLFQGTDHWALESFASVAKYPSAQIASQDVFQSGAIKSATDFQIYQEVGGLPGLDFAYTDRTSVYHTKNDKMKHLKPGSLQHIGENMLAFLLHAAASPKFMKDAIQAKQEGAEKTKAVFFDILGKYMVVYPQRLTTMFHNSIIFQSLLIWGTSLLMGGRPGLVSFGISCLGIVLMLISSVTLSVVVAIALPHICSFPVTFVAHPWLVVGLFGSPALLGAFIGQHIGFIILKRHLKHVYSITKSGLAHNMLEQIVNLEAERWIFKSGFVQWLIVLILGTYLKVGSSYIALIWLVSPAFAYGLMEATLSPARSPKQLKVITLVLALAAPVVSSAGLVIRMVDVIIGSIVRIDRNPGGLPDWLGNVVVSVAIAIVICFTFVYLLSYVHISGAKRTLGFLLCIFFGLALALVSSGILPAFTEDIARSVNVVHVVDTTTVNSGNTEPSSYVTLFSNTPGKLTKELVDLRDEEFSCGRNRAIDFVTFTMKYGCLSYEGTNTGWSKSEVPVLSLKSDSVTNDARQTIISVDTKSSTRWSLAINKQEIDDFTVHVDSENLVPLGNKSEIDGWHTIQFAGGKDSPTKFQLTLFWASNSKDAFPKQVESEDHSFLLKLRTDVNRVTPKVGRVLEKLPGWCAPFGKSTSPYTLAFLTALPVNI; encoded by the exons ATGCCTCGAGGGCGAGGCTCTTCTGTCACAACCCATGAGAAACCCAAAGTTGATGAAGCAGTCAGTACAAATGAAGATTATGGCAGGCGCAGGAGGACACCTTTTTTATTGCTGGGATTGTTGATGGTCTTCCTTCATGGATCCTGGTCTGTTTATCGTTTTCAGTTTGCAAATCTTCCTTTGCCCCTTGATGCTGAACAGGCTGGCAAGCGTGGGTTCTCAGAGGCATCTGCTCTGGAGCATGTTAAGTACCTTGCAGCCTTGGGTCCTCATCCAGTTGGTTCAGATTCCATCGATCTTGCTGTTCAG TATGTATATGCAGTAGCAGATAAAATAAAGAAGACAGCTCATTGGGATGTTGATGTCCAACTGGAGCTGTTCCACACAGATATTGGTGCAAATCGTATGGCTGGTGGCCTTTTCAATGGAAAAACTATGCTGTATTCAAACCTTAAGCATGTGATACTGAGAGTTGTTCCCAAGTATTTACCAGAAGCCGAGGACAATTTGATTCTTGTTTCTTCTCATATCGATACAGTTTCCACGAC CGAAGGTGCTGGAGATTGTAGTTCATGTGTGGGAGTCATGTTAGAGCTTGCACGAGGAGTGGCTCAGTGGGCTCATGGGTTTAAGAGTGGTGTCCTGTTTCTATTCAACACAGGGGAAGAAGAAGGTCTTGATGGTGCCCATAGTTTTATAACTCAG CACCGCTGGAGAAATTCAGTACGTTTTGCAATCGATTTGGAAGCTATGGGTATCAGCGGGAAATCTACTCTCTTCCAG GGTACAGATCATTGGGCTCTGGAAAGCTTTGCTTCTGTAGCCAAATATCCATCTGCTCAGATAGCTTCACAG GACGTTTTTCAGTCTGGAGCAATAAAATCTGCTACTGATTTTCAAATATATCAGGAAGTTGGTGGTCTTCCTGGTCTTGATTTTGCTTATACAGATAGGACATCAGTCTATCACACGAAG AATGACAAAATGAAGCATCTGAAACCAGGATCCCTTCAGCATATTGGAGAAAATATGCTTGCTTTCCTACTTCATGCTGCCGCATCACCAAAATTTATGAAAGATGCAATACAAGCAAAGCAAGAGGGTGCAGAGAAGACCAAAGCTGTTTTTTTCGACATTCTG GGCAAGTACATGGTAGTATATCCACAGCGACTTACAACCATGTTTCACAACTCAATAATATTTCAGTCCCTTCTTATCTGGGGAACTTCATTGCTTATGGGTGGACGGCCTGGCCTTGTGTCCTTTGGAATATCATGTTTGGGCATTGTTCTTATGTTAATTTCTTCTGTTACCTTATCAGTTGTGGTTGCAATTGCTCTGCCACATATTTGTTCCTTTCCTGTGACATTTGTTGCGCACCCATGGTTAGTAGTTGGGTTATTTGGTTCACCTGCACTACTTGGGGCATTCATCGGTCAACATATTGGATTCATTATTTTGAAAAGGCATCTTAAACATGTATATTCTATAACAAAGTCAGGACTAGCTCATAACATGCTGGAACAAATTGTTAACCTGGAAGCTGAGAGGTGGATTTTTAAATCTGGTTTTGTACAATGGCTAATAGTTCTGATACTGGGAACATACTTGAAGGTTGGATCATCTTACATAGCACTCATCTGGCTTGTTTCGCCTGCTTTTGCAT ACGGTCTTATGGAAGCAACACTATCTCCTGCTCGGTCACCTAAACAGCTCAAGGTTATTACATTGGTTCTGGCATTGGCTGCACCAGTTGTCTCATCTGCTGGTTTAGTTATTCGCATGGTTGATGTTATAATTGGGAGTATTGTACGCATTGATAG GAACCCTGGTGGCCTACCAGATTGGCTTGGCAATGTAGTAGTCTCTGTTGCCATTGCTATTGTCATATGTTTTACCTTTGTGTATCTTCTTTCTTACGTTCATATATCAG GTGCTAAAAGGACTCTTGGTTTTCTGTTATGTATATTCTTTGGTCTTGCACTTGCACTGGTGTCAAGTGGCATTCTCCCTGCATTCACGGAGGATATTGCTCGGTCTGTAAAT GTTGTGCATGTTGTTGACACTACAACGGTGAATAGTGGTAATACAGAACCATCATCATATGTTACTCTGTTCTCCAATACACCTGGAAAGTTGACAAAGGAATTAGTAGACCTTAGAGATGAAGAATTTTCTTGTGGGAGGAATAGGGCTATTGATTTTGTTACATTTACCATGAAATATGGCTGTTTGAGTTACGAAGGGACCAATACTGGATGGAGCAAATCAGAAGTGCCAGTGCTCAGTTTGAAAAGTGATTCTGTTACCAATGATGCTCGACAAACAATAATATCAGTTGATACTAAGTCATCTACGCGTTGGTCACTGGCAATCAATAAACAAGAAATTGATGACTTCACAGTTCATG TGGATTCGGAGAACTTGGTTCCACTGGGTAATAAGAGCGAGATCGATGGGTGGCATACAATCCAGTTTGCTGGTGGTAAGGACTCACCAACAAAATTTCAGCTAACCCTTTTCTGGGCAAGTAATTCCAAGGATGCATTCCCAAAGCAAGTCGAATCAGAAGATCATTCTTTCTTACTAAAACTAAGAACGGATGTGAATAGAGTTACACCGAAGGTTGGCAGGGTTCTCGAGAAGCTTCCAGGATGGTGTGCACCCTTTGGCAAGTCTACTTCTCCTTATACATTGGCTTTCTTGACCGCTCTTCCTGTCAATATTTAG
- the LOC4336420 gene encoding uncharacterized protein isoform X3 — protein MKHLKPGSLQHIGENMLAFLLHAAASPKFMKDAIQAKQEGAEKTKAVFFDILGKYMVVYPQRLTTMFHNSIIFQSLLIWGTSLLMGGRPGLVSFGISCLGIVLMLISSVTLSVVVAIALPHICSFPVTFVAHPWLVVGLFGSPALLGAFIGQHIGFIILKRHLKHVYSITKSGLAHNMLEQIVNLEAERWIFKSGFVQWLIVLILGTYLKVGSSYIALIWLVSPAFAYGLMEATLSPARSPKQLKVITLVLALAAPVVSSAGLVIRMVDVIIGSIVRIDRNPGGLPDWLGNVVVSVAIAIVICFTFVYLLSYVHISGAKRTLGFLLCIFFGLALALVSSGILPAFTEDIARSVNVVHVVDTTTVNSGNTEPSSYVTLFSNTPGKLTKELVDLRDEEFSCGRNRAIDFVTFTMKYGCLSYEGTNTGWSKSEVPVLSLKSDSVTNDARQTIISVDTKSSTRWSLAINKQEIDDFTVHVDSENLVPLGNKSEIDGWHTIQFAGGKDSPTKFQLTLFWASNSKDAFPKQVESEDHSFLLKLRTDVNRVTPKVGRVLEKLPGWCAPFGKSTSPYTLAFLTALPVNI, from the exons ATGAAGCATCTGAAACCAGGATCCCTTCAGCATATTGGAGAAAATATGCTTGCTTTCCTACTTCATGCTGCCGCATCACCAAAATTTATGAAAGATGCAATACAAGCAAAGCAAGAGGGTGCAGAGAAGACCAAAGCTGTTTTTTTCGACATTCTG GGCAAGTACATGGTAGTATATCCACAGCGACTTACAACCATGTTTCACAACTCAATAATATTTCAGTCCCTTCTTATCTGGGGAACTTCATTGCTTATGGGTGGACGGCCTGGCCTTGTGTCCTTTGGAATATCATGTTTGGGCATTGTTCTTATGTTAATTTCTTCTGTTACCTTATCAGTTGTGGTTGCAATTGCTCTGCCACATATTTGTTCCTTTCCTGTGACATTTGTTGCGCACCCATGGTTAGTAGTTGGGTTATTTGGTTCACCTGCACTACTTGGGGCATTCATCGGTCAACATATTGGATTCATTATTTTGAAAAGGCATCTTAAACATGTATATTCTATAACAAAGTCAGGACTAGCTCATAACATGCTGGAACAAATTGTTAACCTGGAAGCTGAGAGGTGGATTTTTAAATCTGGTTTTGTACAATGGCTAATAGTTCTGATACTGGGAACATACTTGAAGGTTGGATCATCTTACATAGCACTCATCTGGCTTGTTTCGCCTGCTTTTGCAT ACGGTCTTATGGAAGCAACACTATCTCCTGCTCGGTCACCTAAACAGCTCAAGGTTATTACATTGGTTCTGGCATTGGCTGCACCAGTTGTCTCATCTGCTGGTTTAGTTATTCGCATGGTTGATGTTATAATTGGGAGTATTGTACGCATTGATAG GAACCCTGGTGGCCTACCAGATTGGCTTGGCAATGTAGTAGTCTCTGTTGCCATTGCTATTGTCATATGTTTTACCTTTGTGTATCTTCTTTCTTACGTTCATATATCAG GTGCTAAAAGGACTCTTGGTTTTCTGTTATGTATATTCTTTGGTCTTGCACTTGCACTGGTGTCAAGTGGCATTCTCCCTGCATTCACGGAGGATATTGCTCGGTCTGTAAAT GTTGTGCATGTTGTTGACACTACAACGGTGAATAGTGGTAATACAGAACCATCATCATATGTTACTCTGTTCTCCAATACACCTGGAAAGTTGACAAAGGAATTAGTAGACCTTAGAGATGAAGAATTTTCTTGTGGGAGGAATAGGGCTATTGATTTTGTTACATTTACCATGAAATATGGCTGTTTGAGTTACGAAGGGACCAATACTGGATGGAGCAAATCAGAAGTGCCAGTGCTCAGTTTGAAAAGTGATTCTGTTACCAATGATGCTCGACAAACAATAATATCAGTTGATACTAAGTCATCTACGCGTTGGTCACTGGCAATCAATAAACAAGAAATTGATGACTTCACAGTTCATG TGGATTCGGAGAACTTGGTTCCACTGGGTAATAAGAGCGAGATCGATGGGTGGCATACAATCCAGTTTGCTGGTGGTAAGGACTCACCAACAAAATTTCAGCTAACCCTTTTCTGGGCAAGTAATTCCAAGGATGCATTCCCAAAGCAAGTCGAATCAGAAGATCATTCTTTCTTACTAAAACTAAGAACGGATGTGAATAGAGTTACACCGAAGGTTGGCAGGGTTCTCGAGAAGCTTCCAGGATGGTGTGCACCCTTTGGCAAGTCTACTTCTCCTTATACATTGGCTTTCTTGACCGCTCTTCCTGTCAATATTTAG